Genomic window (Candidatus Bathyarchaeota archaeon):
TATGTGTGGAGGATTCCTCGGCGGTAAATCTAGATTGGTCTGTTTTTGCGACCTCGTGTAAAAATCTGGCGCTATGTAGGCTTGAGATGGATCTGTTAAGGGTGTCGGCGTTGTGTCATTCTTATCTTTTTCACTAACAGCATTTATTGTTGGACACAAGACGAGCATGGACAATAAACTTAGCAAAAGAACCAGTGTCAAAACAATTTTTAGCTTAGAATTTTATTCGTTCTCAACCTCCTTCCTTTTTAGGGTGGAAATGTCTTGTTTTCCACTAGCCACACTTATTGTTCACCCAAGGTGCACAAGCGGTGGCATCCCAGAGCAGTGAGGACTCTGGCTCGTAAACCTATTTTTTAACATTAGCGTTATATAATTTACGAAGTTCATAATTTTAGAATTATTTGTGCTACAATAATACACTTTCATAGGAAAAATTATTAAGTATCCATTAAGAGGAGCCAGTGTTTATTGCCCTTTGCAGTCTTTGGAAAACCACGGGAGACTAAAGTTTAGTATTACCGTGATAAAGAAGAACATGCAGGGAAAGTTTTGGGCAGGTGAAAAATGTCATATGGTGCTGAAAGTGTCGTCAATAAATTGTGAAAGACCACGGGATAAATCAGAGGTTAAATCCAGCCGTAATGATGTTTGATTGGAACTGGTTGTTGCCTCTAAACAAAGCCTATTGTAAGTAGCTTGTGTGAACAAACAAAGCGGCTAATAATAGATTAACACAACCGCTGCTTTGATTATTTTTAACAGGCGGCATCCAGCTTGAAAATGGATAAGGTGTATTTGAATTTAGCCAAATCCCAGAATAGCAGCGTTACAAGACGCCTTTTTAGAGGGGGAGGGGGTCAACGACAGAACAACAAAACCTTTCTATGATTAGGTAGGGAGGGGGAGGTAGTTTGATGGAGGCCGCCCGCTGGCTTTAGTGCTTGTATGTTTGCTTTTTATTTTTCTGTTTTTTGATTGGCAAAGGCTTTCTTTTTATGGTTGTAGGAGTTTTGTGTTGATTGTTGTTTTTGCTAGTGCGCAGAGTTTTTGGTCGGCGGTGTAGAGTGTGCCTTTTGTTTTTTGTGCTAGCGCTATGTAGAGTGCGTCGTAGACGGGTGTTTTTTTGGTTTGGGCTATTTTGATTGTTTCTTCTGCTAAATCCTGTGTTGCGGCGATGTTGATTCCATTAAACACTTTTGCGAGGTACTCGGTGGCTGATTTAGCATCTTCAGAAGACAGGTCTCCAAGCAAAGTCGCATGCTTCCAAATGACGTTTAAACATTCAGCAAACGCCGTGTCCACAGTGTAGAGACTGTAACCTTTTTTCGCATAACTCTTGATGCTGGCTCTGGCTTGTTTCGAATCTGGCTCGTTTAGAACTAGTTTAGCGATTATGTTGGAGTCTAGGATTAGTTTTGGCGTTCTCTGTCCTCCCGAATCAGGACGGTGGAGTCAATCTTGGTTTTTCTCCGATTGGACTGGGCATCGATTTCATCGAGGATTTTTATGAGTTCTATTTGTTTTACTCGTTCAGCGAGGAAGTCTCGGACTTCTTGGCTCCAGTCAGCTGGGTTTTTCTCGATTTTTTCCTTGAGTTCTTTGGGTATGCGGATGCTAAACGTCTCGGACATGTTTACAACCTTGTAAACATAATTGTCATACACATTAAAAAACATGTTGCACACAACTTTTTTTTGACGAATAGCTTGTTTACGTCTATGCTGTTCTAGCAACCGCTGGCGTTATTAGTGCTTGTATATCTACCATTTTATCACGAATGTATAGTCAAATCTTCCTCAGACAAGATTTTTAGTCAAAAAACCTCAAATTGAAAGAAGCCAAATATGAGAGCATGAATTCAGGAATTGCTTCGCTCCATAAGATTCTAAAGGATGAAACCCGAAGACAAATCGTGCTTTTGCTCAACGAGAAAGGTGTCCTGACCTATACTGAACTTAGAGAAACGCTAGGTTTCCTTACAACGGGGCTCCTAAATTACCATCTAAAGGTTCTTGATGATCTCCTATCAAAGAACGACATGGGACATTATGTGCTTTCCGATAAAGGCAAACTTGCAGCAAGACTACTCATGGAATTCCCAGACGCCAAAATATCGGGGAAACCGAAGTGGTGGAAGACGTTCTGGATTCAAACAGTAATCGTAATACCAATCATGGTGGCAATTTCACTTGCCCTATTCTTTTCAGGCATAATAAGTCTTGACCGCCTATATCAAATGCTAATATCACTTATTTTCGTAATTGGTTTTGCTTATATGTTGCAGCACATCTTAAGAGATGTCCTGTCCAAGGAAAGAAAACTGCTCATAGCAAAGATAGGTTATACTGCTGGAGGCATATCTTTGGGGTTGTGGATTGCTTATTTCGGAGTTGGATTGAGTTTAGCGGGCATATCCGCACTTTTAGGTAACCGTTTTAGTATAGGGAACCCGCTCTATCACTTCTTTTGGAGTATCTGGTACCAAGTTTTCGGAGTGCTAATAGCGCCGATAATAGGCGCCATACTCATGTACAGGTTCGGCAAGAAGAGGCGATTCAAGACCTACAATTATGATCCTGACTCTTGAGAAACCAAGTGTATAATATATGACAAAAGCGGCATGTTAAGAAAATGAGATAGTGCTTTCAGTGCCCAGTGCTGAAAACGCAACAGGTATCACGCAAAACCTGCTCTATAGTGCGTTTTTTGTGAACATATTAGGATGCAAATATCAGTGGTATATTGAAACCTATAGGGGGTAGGTCACTGCACGGCAAATCAGTGCGTTAAACGCAACCCCTGCACCCTGCGAAATTCTCTAAGGGGTCTATCGTATTGGCGCATTTTCAAGCCAAAAGCATGTTGAAAACACATGAAAAATCCCGCTTTATATAGGGGGATAGGGTCTACCCGCAAAGCAACAACCCTCTCGCAACACAGCTCCTATATATAGGGGGGCTATAGAAAAAAATTGCACAGCTATCAAACG
Coding sequences:
- a CDS encoding winged helix-turn-helix domain-containing protein gives rise to the protein MKEAKYESMNSGIASLHKILKDETRRQIVLLLNEKGVLTYTELRETLGFLTTGLLNYHLKVLDDLLSKNDMGHYVLSDKGKLAARLLMEFPDAKISGKPKWWKTFWIQTVIVIPIMVAISLALFFSGIISLDRLYQMLISLIFVIGFAYMLQHILRDVLSKERKLLIAKIGYTAGGISLGLWIAYFGVGLSLAGISALLGNRFSIGNPLYHFFWSIWYQVFGVLIAPIIGAILMYRFGKKRRFKTYNYDPDS
- a CDS encoding type II toxin-antitoxin system VapC family toxin, with protein sequence MLDSNIIAKLVLNEPDSKQARASIKSYAKKGYSLYTVDTAFAECLNVIWKHATLLGDLSSEDAKSATEYLAKVFNGINIAATQDLAEETIKIAQTKKTPVYDALYIALAQKTKGTLYTADQKLCALAKTTINTKLLQP